In the Solibacillus sp. FSL R7-0668 genome, one interval contains:
- a CDS encoding Txe/YoeB family addiction module toxin encodes MIKVWSDDAWADYMYWHDQGDKSTIKKINRLIKDIDRNPFEGIGKPEPLKYELSGKWSRRITDEHRLIYRIANDMLYIYSAKDHYG; translated from the coding sequence ATGCTTGGGCAGACTATATGTACTGGCATGATCAAGGAGATAAAAGCACCATTAAAAAAATAAATCGATTAATCAAGGACATTGACCGCAATCCATTTGAAGGGATTGGGAAGCCTGAACCTTTAAAATATGAATTGTCAGGGAAATGGTCCCGTCGTATTACAGATGAACATCGTTTAATTTATCGCATAGCCAATGACATGCTTTATATTTATTCCGCAAAAGACCATTATGGTTAA